The Pectinophora gossypiella chromosome 15, ilPecGoss1.1, whole genome shotgun sequence genome segment GTCACAATAttatcatcactacatagtataaaacaaagtcggttttttttaccctatatccctatgtatgtacgcttaaatctttaaaactacggaacggattttgatgcggttttttttaatagatagagtgattcaagacgAAGGTTTATATATAATCTTATATAATAAGATCTATTaagtagtggagaaatactgttatttgtgatgtcgtaaattatttcattttttcctcagcattgcacccgagcgaagcccgAGCGAAGCTAGTTTATAGATAACAAACATTTGACATAGGTCTATTAAGAATCTTCACAGCACCAAAGTGGCTAAAGTAGTAGGTAGAACAACGCCGCctattctttctatttctcttttgttttgtacttctgtattttatgtttatgcgATAAAGGTATACgttatatgtacttattacaGTTTCGTATAGCTAGGTATATGACATACCGCTTTGGTTTTTGTTTGCAACGGAAAGGTTTAATAAGCCAAGTGTAAACATACATAAGCTGACACTCTAAAGAAACTTTAggtttacatatttaaatgatGCAAAGGGATTGATCGAAACAGATTAACATACAGAGAGAAAACAACATATGGTATGCACCATTGACTCCAGGCAGACTTATTGcctacttaaaattaaaattacatgttGTGGGACAGAAATCGAAAGGAAACAAGATTTTGAGAATTGAAAGTACGAGTTTTAGCGTAAGTTGTTGAATACTTTAATTTGAAAGGGACAGAGATAAAGGAGAAGGTGTTTTCATTTTGGCTCTTTGGTGACTTCCAACATTTCCCTTCCGGCATAATATCAAAGAGCATACGAAGCGAAGTGACTTCACTTTCATTTCATGTTTAATTCACAGCCAACCGAATGCAGCACACTGCTTTGACTATCATGATTGAAACGAACGATGAAGAAAATCAATGCAGATTTGTGCGAAAAAGCACCGTTGGTAATTCGTTAGTttgtagccgtggtagcccagttgaaagaacgcttgactctcactataaggtcgcaggttcgaatacaacacggatcataaatgattatcacgtggtcagcgatgaaggaaaacatcgtgatgaaacccacattcccgagaaatgcatttttcggaggtatgtgacctaacctgtattgggctggttttcccttctttaaaaaaccggacctgtcaaatcttcagtttaggtaagcggaccatgtaaaaacggggtaacgctagggagatgatgatgatgatggtaattAGTTTGCTCACTACAGCGCTATAACGTTTAGGTATAATGAAAATTCCATATCTTAAAATAGAgttttgtaagtaggtaggtatttcactGCATCATCTCAACCACAGAATAAAGATACCTTAGTTCATTAAAAACTGCTACATTTTTACACGACAGCCCATTTTAAATGCTTCTTGAATAAAAATCTGGTTTGTAATTGGCTTAATGACTGCCGTGGACGAAATTAAACATAACCATTCGTAATCCATCAGGCGCTCGAAGGTCAAAACATTTCAGAAATGGCGCGTGTGAGAGCGAAATATGGCGAAAATGTCATTTTGGACATAACTTTCCCACGGGCGACGATCGGCACGCAATTACTATGGCGTCTCTGGtttttgcaataaagtacaCTCTGCCACACAAGTTCACGAGCCATCCATCAAAGGCTACGTGGGACATCCGCAAGATCCGTGTTGGAATGTGTACCTCTAGCTGTAACAATCATCGATTCTCCACGCTGTGACAAACTAGCGCTAGCTGTCTAACGGCAGAGTATGCAAAGCGCATTCTGAATAAGGAAATGACTCTAATACCCAGGTACCTTGAGGACACGTGGTTTATCTTTCTGTTAACGTTATTACTACGGTATCGGTTTTTATTCTTCTTGGACtatttaagggagctgtttaaagaaataaatatactgacggtcgcaagtcaatatatttatgaaaacatgtacataaaaacataaatagcctgtatacgtcccactgctgggcacaggcctcccctcaatcaaccggagggggtatggagcatactccaccacgctgctccaatgcgggttggtggaggtgtttttacgactagtAGCCGGACcactggcttaacgtgccctccgaagcacggaatcatcttactttttcggacaatcagtgaaaacatgtatgtacgtaaaaatgtatctctccttccgagaaactgtgaaaggcatacttacaatacaagaaaataaaaataaaactgctattcaaaattctagattaagtaaattaaattcatcttttttggggttatgtatacgtttttacaataaaataccagataatattttaaatttgtcagaaaataaattaaaagctcatgtgaagtttactttatgtaaaaaagcttatcataatattaatgactacctaactgataaaaatgtctggtattgaatgtgtttctctaattattaaataacttgtaatgtatgtaataccctcattgatttaaaaggtgTGTGGCTGTTGCAGTTCCTTGTCATtttttcttctcagccataacaccttgcgaaataacgtaaatttaaaaatgttacattgaccttcaagaaTAAATGAAccataaatgaaataaatgaaaacttcaataaatgattctgatttctgattttctGATATTATCGTGTACAGATCAAATAGGCACTTCGCGAGGGAACAACTACTCACTCGTTACTTAAGAAATTAAAAAGCGAACGTGAAGTACCTAGTAAAACacgcaacatttatttatttacaaatctcTCTACTACAACTTACGTACTAAAAACTTTTATGCCATACTTATTCAGAAATCAAACCACTCAATCCCTTTTATCTACAGCAGAAAGGACAATATATGAAGATACATTAGTAAACACTACTGTTACTGCCATTACAACGGTGTCTTGACGATTTTCATGATCGTTTCTAGATAGACATGTTTTTCAAATATCTCCTAACAAGCTGGACTAGAATTTCTATGGCAAATGTCAGAACGATCTACGAGTAGCCAACGGTGAGTTGACAGGCAGAGGGCCATCAAGTACTGTTAAGGCGAATTAAAGTGACGTCTCCTGCGCAGGCAGTTTTTGTGGAAGCATTACTTGGACTTACGAGAACACGCGAGCGATGGAGCCGAGAGGTTTTCtgtaaatgtttttgttttgagaAAACactgctttttaaattaataattatatgtataccTACACATCGCGTATCTGAGTTTTctgtaacacagttggctcgaccattataatagagggcgatacggctcaccacctatcacgttgatctaatagaaagctcggtgaggcgtgggtacctagttcatcttacgatggatggacctctgactaccgctATTAGGATATAGTCTATAAGTAGGGATGTTATGTTGAATGCATATCATTACATCAAGGTAGATAAAGCAACAGAACGACTTAAGAACATTAAGTAACCTTTGTTTTTTGagtctaaaagtaaaatgtaaagAATGACTTCTACTCCTATTACCTCTTATTTAGTGAACCTGTGTTTAgtacagcttccgtggtctaacagcctccgtggtctagtggttagagcgttaggctcacgatctggaggtccgggttcgattcccgatggggacattgtcgaaatcactttgtgcgactgtcctttgtttggtaaggacttttcaggcttgaatcatctgattgtccgaaaaactaagatgattccgtgtttcggagggcacgttaagccgttggtcccggctcttagccgtaaaaacacctccaccaacccgcagtggagcagcgtggtggagtatgctccataccccctccggttgattgaggggaggcctgtgcccagcattgggacgtatataggctgttgatgatgtgTTTAGTACATAACATCCCGCTTGTGTCCTCGAAGGTTTAGACAGTGACATAGGACACTCACTACTTATATGCCAGCTATGTCTAAatcccatgtaacagggggcgaaCACATCGAgtcccattaaccgggcacaataggctagtttccaactagtcaattcagttactttttactaaacgtaaaaaGACGAAATTACtacagaatttgtatgaaaaagcaactttgacgtcatagaaaaacgtgacaaaatgtcgcactcataattacattttcattattaaaattcataaataagttaaatagaaaaaaggaaacttttttttgttacctttagatctgtctttatttagtaaaatcagaatttcataatttatttttgacctaggaaacaacCCAATTTCTGGAAACCGCGTGAAATcaactaatataataatatgttcaaaACCGAATTCATGGTTTAGAGCCCAAGGCAGGATTCGAACCAGTGATGCTACGATGTTACTCACGCGTTCTGCAAACAGGGCTATCACTTCGAATTGCCCTTTAAGCTACAAGCCTACGCATAATAGACATCAAATAAGTAcagtaggaaagtgagtagaacggaacgtaaaATTAATGAGAAAGTAAGTAAGAATATATaaactatggaaggataatgaattgGGATTTGGTtatttatggtatgaatttaaaaaGGGTTTCTCTACGATTATTAGGGTCGAAGTGTAAAGgtgcatttgttttttgtaaaaaaggaaaaaataaatttagtaaagataaataaaatatgcctTTTAATTGAAATTGATTGAAAATAGAACATGTCTAAATCTACGAATGTAAATgtatctttaaaataatattcttcgGATTTAAGACGAAAATATTCCGATAAAAATCTTACCACCGTGAGAAAAAGGTTTTCCACAAAACAGAAATACAAAACGTACCACACGTACGGAAGGTAAAAGAAATCTATACGGTAACGAGCCTCGAGGATCTTCGACAAAGCAAAGGAAACTTTGGCTGCACCGTTGATTTTACCCGGATACCAAATGTACCTTATTTGTGGCTTCACCGGATTGTGAAACTATCggtttgtaataaaaaagataaaggtGTACTTTAGAGATTGTTGTCTCTATAGAAGTAGTTTCTCGGGCATTCGTAATTctgttaatataaataataagttatttatttacgtagGTATGGCTTCTCCCAGCCCTTACAGGATATAGgcttgatgctatgttatgttgttatgtttatatacttTTGACTTTCAGTGTTGTCagcggaaataaaaaaaaacaggttaAATCTAAGCTAAATTAGTAGAATTTTCAGACTGGCATGGAAGTCTACGTGTTCCGAAAGCCGTGCTTACCTTCTTCAAAAAAATAGAGTCGGGGCACCGCATACTAGTAGCAAGACAACAAGATAAGACagacaaaaaaggaacaaattcaaaaaaacgCGAAGTTAAAAAAgtgaaaagattttaaaatGGTTGTCGCTATCAAATAGAAACTACTTTAGGTTattaaaaagagaaataaagagagagaatgaCAAGAAAGAGATAACAAAGGTACCTCCATCGAGAGGGTGCACTCGGAACAGCAGGCAGGGCTCGTCGCCCGGATCGCGGCAGCAGTCGATGACGTCGCGGCACGTGGTCTGCGGTGTGACCGGCACGTGCGCAGGAGCCCAGCCCGCGCCCACCTCGCACCACACGCGCACTATCATCTGGAACAACGGGAACTTCATTAACATCCAAGAACTACACTATGTCTGGACAGCGCATAACATATGCATAAAAGTACCTAAGCATACAATAAGATACCTAACAAATTCAAGAACGGACCCACTAAAATAATTACTTGTAAACGCCAGAAGATAATCATCAATAGTATTAGTGAACTTGAAAGTGTTTGATATTtgcatgataataataaataacaggaTAGTCAACTAAAAACGAATTAAGCAGTGTCTGCGAGGGATTTTCACGTGTCGCTACCGTGGTGGCGGCACCATGACATCCTAATGAGATACACGTATTCTAAGATTATTCGAAACTCgaaacttcctccactcgactcggcctcagctgacAATTCCAGCATTTAAAGTTGTCCTTTTTGAAGCGTCTCGTCGAGGAAACACACGACCCAAGGGCTGGCAGCTACTTTTGTCAAAGCTGTTCAAAGAGGAAATTAATGTTACCAGTCTTTTGGgcactttgcctcgatgtgatgTTTTGGACGAGTTTTTCTATTTGTAGATAACTGTATGTTGTTAtgtgtttaataaattaaaattatttttaggtGATATTTACgttctcgacttgaggactttactcattGGAATCGAGCagatcatactgccaacaaaataatacgaaaataatgacgtcatgcttcCACCCAACGTCACTGGAGTTAACTCGAGATAAGGTTCAGGCGTTTAAGAATACCGATATTGAACTGAGTTCGAGATCATCCTTAAAGTCGCCTCAACTGAAGACGGAGTCAAGGAAGGTTTGACTTAACATCTTTTCAGGTGTTAATCGCTTAAAATTCCGGATCAGTAACCGACCACACTCAAGGTAGATTGCGCGTGTGAATTTTAAGTAGGCATGAAATGCAAATACATAAATGAACTCACGCGCGCACTTCCTTACTGGGctgggtagagccacaaatcATAAGAAAACAATCTTGGTTCCTGCCTCTGAAGATAAACGGATGCAATTTATAATGACAACTCCACCATGTTAGACACGCAATCTAATCTAGTGAATGTCTACGACATGTCcagtaaacataattttaatacacaataatatgattacataaatattactattttgatacataacataacgtaaacagcctataacgtcccattgctgggcgcaggccttcCCTCagtcaatcggagggggtatggagctactccattgcgggttagtggaggtgttttaatatataaaaatgtaaactgttactggcaataagattattttattcttattatttcttcttattcgTAATATATTAGTGTTCGCGCTGTCTACAATGACGTCACTCCTCGAGCAGCACGGGCGCGGGGTGATTAACCGCGACCAGCGGCGCCGCGGCGGCCGGCCGCTGCCACACCGCGACGCACGCCCCGCACCACTCGCAATTTTCATATAGAAGAGGACACACGCGCGCTTGTCGTAGCCTTTATTCCTAATATTTGTAACGTACctactacaaaaataaattgtcttCATTATAAAAggtcattattttatttgtcttgCCTAGACAAATATTGGCGACCGTCGATAAATCGGCTCGGAATTACGAAGTCTAAAATTCCAAATTTGTAATCGTAACGGACATATCATCTTGGAGGAGTCAGTGCCTGGCGTTCTGCGGGACTTCTGTGTCAGCAGGGGAGTGCTCTTTCCTTGTTCCTTTGATTTTCCATCCTCCTTTAATTGTGAAAGTGTATAAATCTCTGAGTGAGTAAAATTGCATTTACCTACATAATAGCTATCGAATTTGTATGCGGGTAAAAATCCATTAGTTTTTGCTTGTAACCAAATCCGATATACATAATACAGCCTTAATGGTGACTGCCTACGCTTTATATGATCATTACGTGCCTCATAATTGTTAAAGCGCAGCGTAGGTACCTGCATACCTTATCATTATAGATAaactttaacgttttaatttcacGTTTCATAAGCTATATACAGCTGTATTTTTGTACCCACTATCGCAAGCGTTGCAGTCTGCTTCTTCTTAATAGCTAAACTTTAATACGAAATATCAcctcatttattaaaattcacccGCTTTGTGATAAAATTCCGTCAATTACCTACGTTCTTCAACTTGTCACTTCCTATGCCCTTAGTTAAAAATCGTAAGTTATCTTAATTACGTATCGATATTCACGTAAATTTACCTAAACAATTCCAGGTAATAATATTCCTACGGTCACACGTACTGCGCGTGATCAAGCGCTGGCGCGTTGGGTCCACGCATTTACACCGTGACGCCAGCCGCACGGCGGCCTATCACACCGTGCAGTAGCAGCTACGGGGATTGGATCGTTGAACAATCAACACTGGGGTTTGGTGCACATTTATTATCCTGCCTAATTTGTTGAATTTGCCCTTGATAATGTCTACCGGAAGTGATAAAGGTGGCGGTACTGATCAAAGTACGCAAATGAAAGAATTAGTTTGTTCGCGAGGTGCAAAAAAGGGTCAACTAACAaaatttaacaattttattacaacTTTAGGTCAAATTCCGAttgaaaatattacaagtttACAACACAAAGAATTAATTTTCCGTTTAAGCAAAATCGAAAACGTTATTCATGAGTTTAATGAAATTCAAACTAGGATTGAATTTTTAAGCGAAGATATTAAACATACAATTGAAAGAGACATCTTTGAAGATCTTTACTATTCTTCTATACCTATTGCTCAGGAACTTATTGAGTCATATTTAAAAGCCAATCCTGTAGACAAATCAGATGGTAACAGCGATCATTCGCATATATCAGTAAAAACGGGCTGTAACCAACTTAACAATATCAAACTACCCACAATTAGCTTACCAAAATTTGATGGAAATTACTTGAAATGGCTGGAGTTCAGAGATACCTTCGATGcattaataaattcaaatgaaaCAATTTTAGACATAAACAAATTTCATTATTTGAGATTGTCTTTAGAAGGTAGTGCAACTGTTGTCATAAAATCCATAGAATTTACTTCAAAAAATTATAAAGTGGCATGGAATTTGTTATGTTCTcgttatgataataaaaaagtcTTAATAAATAACCATTTAAAAGCGTTATTTTCCGTAGAACCATTAACGCGTGAGTCACACAAGGCCATTCAATTTTTGATTGATCATACACTTAAAAATTTAAGATCACTTGAAAGTTTGGGTCAGCCCACTGACAAATGGGACGTtctcattatttatattatggctaGCAAATTGGATCCCAATACTTTATCAAAATGGGAAGAGCACAAAAGTGCTTCCTTAGATGGAGAATCTTTGGATGAATTTATTGCATTTTTGCGTAAACGTGCAGACGTTctagaaacaatattttttggcaaaAGCGACAAACAAATCAATAAACCTTTTTCATCAAATAAAGTTAAATATActgataatgataattataaaagaTCGTCTccacaaaataatcaaaaaagttTTGTCGCTTCTGGCAAATCAAATCGTAATTATAACCCCACTTGTCCATTCTGCAAAGAGAACCACAGGATTGTCGAATGcgacaaatttaaaaaaatttcgCCGGAGGATAGATCAGGTGAAGCCTTAAAACTTAATCTTTGCTTGAACTGCCTACGGCGTGGACATTCCGTTAAGGACTGTCGCTTGGATGGAAGGTGTCGTGAATGTCGACAACAACACAATACTCTGTTACATGTCGATCAAAACGTAAATAAGGACAATAATCAAGTTTACCAGTCAACTTCAATACCTATTTCTTTGGCAGCCCAGTCAGCAAGCCAAGTTCTTCTAGGTACTGCCATGGTACAAGTTGTTAACACTAAAACCAAAAATACTTACCTGGCCCGTGCCTTGCTTGATGCAGGCAGTCAATCGTCATTTATAACATCgaacctaaaaaataaaatgggcaTAATCAGTGAGAAAACAGATTTTTGCATTACCGGCATTAGCAACGCCCCAATTCATTTGTCCGATAGCTGTGAAGTAACTATTCAATCTCTAAATGGCCGTTTTACTGTCGCTCTTAAATGCTTAGTGATGCCTAACATAACCGGTCACTTACCTAATACTCCTGTGGATATTTCGCGTCTCAATTTACCCGCGAACATTAAGTTAGCTGATCCTAAATTCTATCAGCCATCATCAATTGATCTTCTTTTAGGTGCAGAAATATTCTTCGATGTCATTACCACAAATAAACTCAATATTGGGCCCGGGATGCCCATCCTCCAAGACTCTAAGTTCGGATGGATAGTGGCAGGTCCCCTTAACGTATGTAAAGACATTCCGAGAAATACCTTTTGTAACTTTACTAAAGACATAAAtcataacttaataaaattttggaaCATTGAGGAGGTTTCTTTACAAAAATCGCCAATGTCACCACATGATGAGTTTTGTGAACGACATTTTGTCCAAAATACTACTCGTTTGGCAAATGGTAGGTTTTCAGTCAAAATGCCACTTCTTGAAGATCCTGAAAAATCGCTCGGTGAGTCATACTACATGGCCGAAAGGCGATTCTTAAGCCTTGAgaaaaaatttattaaaaacctagatttaaaaaatctttaccGTAACTTCATTAACGAGTACGAGGAGCTTGGCCACTTAACAAAAATTAACAAGCCTTCCTTCGGTTATTTTATGCCTCATCATGCGGTGATAAGGGAGTCAAGCGAGACAACAAAGCTCCGTGTCGTTTTCGATGCGTCAGCTAAGACTAAGTCTAACAAGTCTTTGAATGATATCCAAGCGATAGGGCCGACAGTCCAAGACgagttatttgacattttgattcGTTTCCGTCAACACAAATATGTTCTGTCTGGCGACATAGCAAAAATGTACAGGCAAATCATGATAGATGAGTCACAAAGACATTTACAGCTCATTCTGTGGCGCGATGACGATACAAAACCCATCAATATCTTACAACTCAACACCGTCACATACGGCACAGCAGCAGCGCCGTTCTTAAGCACAAGATGCTTATTGCAGTTAGCAAATGAGTGCACGGATCCCCTAATTTCTGAAGTCATAAAACATGATTTTTATGTTGATGACCTTCTAACGGGTTCGTCCAATGAAGATGAATTACTACACATTCATAAAGGTGTGACAGAAACTTTGGCCTCTGCTCGCCTTCCCATTCATAAATTTCGTACTAATTGTCCTAACATATTTTCATCATCAACAGAATCCAAAATTCTTAATTTAGATAAAGAATCTAGTGTTTTAGGTGTACTGTGGGCTCCAAACACGGACACACTTAAATTCTCCATAAACATTGACACAAATGCACAAACATTAACAAAAAGAATTATTCTGTCAAATACTTGCAGGATATTCGACCCGCTCGGCCTTCTGAGCGCTAGCACAATTACCTTAAAGGTATTACTGCAAAAATTGTGGAAACTCAAATTAGAATGGGATGACCCCGTCccaaacgaaataaaaaaatcatgggAAAAGGTAATCAATAATCTTAATCTTTTTCTTACAGTATCGGTACCGAGACACGTCATGTGTGCCTCTCCGGTAAAAACGGAACTACACTGCTTCGTGGATGCGTCCCAAGACGCCTATGCTGCGTGTATTTACCTGAGATCGCTTGATGAACATAATTCC includes the following:
- the LOC126373008 gene encoding uncharacterized protein LOC126373008 isoform X2; the protein is MSTGSDKGGGTDQSTQMKELVCSRGAKKGQLTKFNNFITTLGQIPIENITSLQHKELIFRLSKIENVIHEFNEIQTRIEFLSEDIKHTIERDIFEDLYYSSIPIAQELIESYLKANPVDKSDGNSDHSHISVKTGCNQLNNIKLPTISLPKFDGNYLKWLEFRDTFDALINSNETILDINKFHYLRLSLEGSATVVIKSIEFTSKNYKVAWNLLCSRYDNKKVLINNHLKALFSVEPLTRESHKAIQFLIDHTLKNLRSLESLGQPTDKWDVLIIYIMASKLDPNTLSKWEEHKSASLDGESLDEFIAFLRKRADVLETIFFGKSDKQINKPFSSNKVKYTDNDNYKRSSPQNNQKSFVASGKSNRNYNPTCPFCKENHRIVECDKFKKISPEDRSGEALKLNLCLNCLRRGHSVKDCRLDGRCRECRQQHNTLLHVDQNVNKDNNQVYQSTSIPISLAAQSASQVLLGTAMVQVVNTKTKNTYLARALLDAGSQSSFITSNLKNKMGIISEKTDFCITGISNAPIHLSDSCEVTIQSLNGRFTVALKCLVMPNITGHLPNTPVDISRLNLPANIKLADPKFYQPSSIDLLLGAEIFFDVITTNKLNIGPGMPILQDSKFGWIVAGPLNVCKDIPRNTFCNFTKDINHNLIKFWNIEEVSLQKSPMSPHDEFCERHFVQNTTRLANGRFSVKMPLLEDPEKSLGESYYMAERRFLSLEKKFIKNLDLKNLYRNFINEYEELGHLTKINKPSFGYFMPHHAVIRESSETTKLRVVFDASAKTKSNKSLNDIQAIGPTVQDELFDILIRFRQHKYVLSGDIAKMYRQIMIDESQRHLQLILWRDDDTKPINILQLNTVTYGTAAAPFLSTRCLLQLANECTDPLISEVIKHDFYVDDLLTGSSNEDELLHIHKGVTETLASARLPIHKFRTNCPNIFSSSTESKILNLDKESSVLGVLWAPNTDTLKFSINIDTNAQTLTKRIILSNTCRIFDPLGLLSASTITLKVLLQKLWKLKLEWDDPVPNEIKKSWEKVINNLNLFLTVSVPRHVMCASPVKTELHCFVDASQDAYAACIYLRSLDEHNSTCGTDFAGPFMISSKKGRGNRVSKSYLCLFVCFSTKAVHLEVVSDLSTAAFIACLKRFISRRGKPHYIYCDNAKNFVGAKNELGRMLRSSLRSVYEYTANEGIKFTFNPPYSPTFGGLWEAGVKSAKHHVKRIVGNANLTFEELSTLFTQIEAILNSRPLTPLSHDPNDLSPLTPGHFLIGRPLTSLPAPPGDNMKLKNRYILIENLRQRFWERWRHEYLSEMQQRTKGRLRNSNLQLGDLVVFKEENLPPLKWRLGRAQKLYPGADGVVRVADFLTFRGTERRAVNKVCPLIPQPQQQPQTR
- the LOC126373008 gene encoding uncharacterized protein LOC126373008 isoform X5, which translates into the protein MSTGSDKGGGTDQSTQMKELVCSRGAKKGQLTKFNNFITTLGQIPIENITSLQHKELIFRLSKIENVIHEFNEIQTRIEFLSEDIKHTIERDIFEDLYYSSIPIAQELIESYLKANPVDKSDGNSDHSHISVKTGCNQLNNIKLPTISLPKFDGNYLKWLEFRDTFDALINSNETILDINKFHYLRLSLEGSATVVIKSIEFTSKNYKVAWNLLCSRYDNKKVLINNHLKALFSVEPLTRESHKAIQFLIDHTLKNLRSLESLGQPTDKWDVLIIYIMASKLDPNTLSKWEEHKSASLDGESLDEFIAFLRKRADVLETIFFGKSDKQINKPFSSNKVKYTDNDNYKRSSPQNNQKSFVASGKSNRNYNPTCPFCKENHRIVECDKFKKISPEDRSGEALKLNLCLNCLRRGHSVKDCRLDGRCRECRQQHNTLLHVDQNVNKDNNQVYQSTSIPISLAAQSASQVLLGTAMVQVVNTKTKNTYLARALLDAGSQSSFITSNLKNKMGIISEKTDFCITGISNAPIHLSDSCEVTIQSLNGRFTVALKCLVMPNITGHLPNTPVDISRLNLPANIKLADPKFYQPSSIDLLLGAEIFFDVITTNKLNIGPGMPILQDSKFGWIVAGPLNVCKDIPRNTFCNFTKDINHNLIKFWNIEEVSLQKSPMSPHDEFCERHFVQNTTRLANGRFSVKMPLLEDPEKSLGESYYMAERRFLSLEKKFIKNLDLKNLYRNFINEYEELGHLTKINKPSFGYFMPHHAVIRESSETTKLRVVFDASAKTKSNKSLNDIQAIGPTVQDELFDILIRFRQHKYVLSGDIAKMYRQIMIDESQRHLQLILWRDDDTKPINILQLNTVTYGTAAAPFLSTRCLLQLANECTDPLISEVIKHDFYVDDLLTGSSNEDELLHIHKGVTETLASARLPIHKFRTNCPNIFSSSTESKILNLDKESSVLGVLWAPNTDTLKFSINIDTNAQTLTKRIILSNTCRIFDPLGLLSASTITLKVLLQKLWKLKLEWDDPVPNEIKKSWEKVINNLNLFLTVSVPRHVMCASPVKTELHCFVDASQDAYAACIYLRSLDEHNSGTSSSGGR
- the LOC126373008 gene encoding uncharacterized protein LOC126373008 isoform X3 produces the protein MSTGSDKGGGTDQSTQMKELVCSRGAKKGQLTKFNNFITTLGQIPIENITSLQHKELIFRLSKIENVIHEFNEIQTRIEFLSEDIKHTIERDIFEDLYYSSIPIAQELIESYLKANPVDKSDGNSDHSHISVKTGCNQLNNIKLPTISLPKFDGNYLKWLEFRDTFDALINSNETILDINKFHYLRLSLEGSATVVIKSIEFTSKNYKVAWNLLCSRYDNKKVLINNHLKALFSVEPLTRESHKAIQFLIDHTLKNLRSLESLGQPTDKWDVLIIYIMASKLDPNTLSKWEEHKSASLDGESLDEFIAFLRKRADVLETIFFGKSDKQINKPFSSNKVKYTDNDNYKRSSPQNNQKSFVASGKSNRNYNPTCPFCKENHRIVECDKFKKISPEDRSGEALKLNLCLNCLRRGHSVKDCRLDGRCRECRQQHNTLLHVDQNVNKDNNQVYQSTSIPISLAAQSASQVLLGTAMVQVVNTKTKNTYLARALLDAGSQSSFITSNLKNKMGIISEKTDFCITGISNAPIHLSDSCEVTIQSLNGRFTVALKCLVMPNITGHLPNTPVDISRLNLPANIKLADPKFYQPSSIDLLLGAEIFFDVITTNKLNIGPGMPILQDSKFGWIVAGPLNVCKDIPRNTFCNFTKDINHNLIKFWNIEEVSLQKSPMSPHDEFCERHFVQNTTRLANGRFSVKMPLLEDPEKSLGESYYMAERRFLSLEKKFIKNLDLKNLYRNFINEYEELGHLTKINKPSFGYFMPHHAVIRESSETTKLRVVFDASAKTKSNKSLNDIQAIGPTVQDELFDILIRFRQHKYVLSGDIAKMYRQIMIDESQRHLQLILWRDDDTKPINILQLNTVTYGTAAAPFLSTRCLLQLANECTDPLISEVIKHDFYVDDLLTGSSNEDELLHIHKGVTETLASARLPIHKFRTNCPNIFSSSTESKILNLDKESSVLGVLWAPNTDTLKFSINIDTNAQTLTKRIILSNTCRIFDPLGLLSASTITLKVLLQKLWKLKLEWDDPVPNEIKKSWEKVINNLNLFLTVSVPRHVMCASPVKTELHCFVDASQDAYAACIYLRSLDEHNSTCGTDFAGPFMISSKKGRGNRVSKRHFLIGRPLTSLPAPPGDNMKLKNRYILIENLRQRFWERWRHEYLSEMQQRTKGRLRNSNLQLGDLVVFKEENLPPLKWRLGRAQKLYPGADGVVRVADFLTFRGTERRAVNKVCPLIPQPQQQPQTR